One Antedon mediterranea chromosome 1, ecAntMedi1.1, whole genome shotgun sequence genomic window, TTTCTCGTTTAACAGTAATATCTATGGAGTACTAACATACTCCAGTAACTCCTTCTTTAATATAATTCATGGTAatcaaaagtaataaaataaaattattgttacCTTTGTATCATAGCAACCACTTGGAGTTGGATTTGCCCTCAGGTCACCACGGCAACAAATCGTATTACATGAATCATTATCTGAATATTTATCTTCTTTGTAATCtagtaaaaaataatgtataaaattaaatttattttaaaaaattaatatacaacaAAGGTGTATCCATATTGATAAAGTATCGTAGTAGGATTGTGATAGCAGCATATCAGTTACCCATGGGTAATATAGGTGTACTATGCAATCTTCATTGGTAATTATTTACCTTGGAGGTAGTAatattatatagatatattaCAAGATTTAAGAGCTTGTATGTTATAGATGAGATTTTAATTATATCTTTATTATGTCAGATTTCACAACGGAGGTCCCATTGAGGCTGTgaattacataataatgaagCTCCACTCAATTGTATCCATTTCTTACCATTGTATCTTAGTATTGCTTTAAATGACTCAATATCAACAACTGAACTCTGATCGCGTCTGAAAATCTTTGCCCTCGGTGCTAACTGGTACGAGTAAGATGTACCGCGTTCCTTCACGACCTCGGGATAGCCACTTAGTTTATAGATGTTCTCGTAGAATGGTACATTGTATGATGGCCAATatcctaaagaaaaaaaatgtatttgtttcctaaatatggtagtgatatgcccaaatatggtagtggtatggtagtgatatgacattatcatgtacatatatggccacatcatattttgttttcacataaaatgtaatagtgtagacagagcttaagactagTTAAGTATACATGTAAGTTTTTGTTAATGAAGGATCaaacaaaaatttgtttaaaattaccACAATTAAGTTTTGTCGacactatcaaattattttcaccaaaaatgtgtgatgtgcccaaatatggtggtgatatacccaaatatggtagtgatatgacatcatcatgtacatatatgggcacatcacttttttttgtcatataaagctTTACCAACCAAACTACAAATACACTCACCAGCTCTCAGTATTGCAGTCTGATCACCTGATTCCACAAGAGTTGGTATCTGCTCAACTACCCACAATGCACCATCATCTATCCGTGTTTTAGAAATCTTCTTTCTGTCTATTATCATGTATTGATTGTTGTAGGTTCCttgaataaaaacaattctTTTCATGTAAATGTGTTCATTTTCTAGCTCCAGTTTGCAAAACCGAACTTGATAGAATTTTTTATCTGAGCATCATTACTTTTAATATACTTTGGTCTGGGCTTAAGTCGAACCCTTTATATAGTATCTTTATCCTGTGGGTGAAGCCTACAAATCTAAATccctgcctacactatcaaactttatgtgatgtgctcctcatatatgggcatgatgatgtcatattactaccatatttaagcatatcactaccatatataggcacatcacacttttgtcaaactagtttgatagtttagacagagcttaacataaaAGTTACCAATAATGAATTACCTGAATTGTACTTGCTAACAATATCAGCCCATTCTGAGCCGTTGTTGGCTAGCAGATGGGCCAGTCGGACTCTCTGCCATGCTAGTAATGATTCTGGCTTCACATGCGTGTATAGTTCTGAATTGAAGACGTTGTTCGTCGTTTGAAGCATCACCATCTTGCTCCCCAAGATGTAAAAATCATCCAAAGATTCCAGATAAcctgtaaatataatttttaacatatttgtATATTGGCATTGTTCGCTTTGCTGGTAAGATCATTCACAGACAGTCGATCGCTGATAGCTACCACACCGAATATTGTACCATTCCCCATGAACTAGGAGCGTTTAAAGCAATGCATTCTGAGCATTTAGCAAGGGTCCTTATTAGGTAACTCTAGACTTTTGACAGAATGACATTTTTAATACacataaatacagtactgtatttctatTTTTCCATTCATGGTTTCTGGTTAGTGTGAAATATTGCCTTTGAtttgctaaagctctgtctaccctatcaaactagtttaacaaaaaaagtgtgatgtacccaaatatggtagtgatattcccaaatatggtagtgatatgacatcatcatgtccatatatgggtgcatcacatttgtcacataaagtttgatagtgactagacaaagcttaagtagaatattcaactttattttgaTACTGAAAGATTAGTTTTtgataatatgataataatataataatgataataaaatggAATAATACTTTACCAGGATAACTTGAAAATGATATTCTATTACTGGCAACCGTCTGCTGTAATTGCCAGACATACGTCTTATAGATTCTTAATGTAGCAGAATACATAAACCAACTAGAATGACCCATGAAAACATCCTCATAACCTGGCAACACCTGTAATTGTaccaattttattattttaatataaagaacAAAATATGGAAATACAGTGTTTCATTGTTAAGAATACTGTATACAAGATTCAAAGACCATATACTGTGCTAGAATTGGTAAGGAATACAGTACCTTTACGAGAGCAGAGCAATGGCCACTCTTCACAATGAACTGACTAAACTCCTCGTCGGTCATCTTCCTCCAATCGGGAACACTATCTGGCATCAAAACATGTTCTAGATCTATGACATCACCATTTCCATTCAAGATTTGGAAGTCAAATACATCTAACTAAAAATgaagaataacatttattattattattttataataatattttaacactTATAGGGATACATACATTTTGCATAAAAAAGGGATTCCTTCATTCTAGTTCCAGACGACGACCAACAACACATTATACATAGCTCCtaaatcgaaagctccctagCTTCCTGGAAATCAAAAGTTTCATCATTTGAGAATATAGGGATGAAATGTCGGTAATCAATTAAATTCACTTTTTGGATTTCCTGTCTCTTTCCCGACTCAAAATAACAAGAGGCAACCCATGATTCAATGTTTcgatctttattttatttcgaGTCAGTTTTACactatgttatttaaacataattagtGCATCTATTGGTTGCTGTGTCTTTGTTTCTctgtattattatatgtatttttttatgtttcaatgacatgaataaattaaatgaaatatatagaATTTTACCTTTTCCTGATATGGAAATGTATTGTATCCTTCAATAAGACCATCATATTGGGCAGTGATTAAGCCGATACCTTTCCAGAATGGATCGTTCTTGTTTGCCTGAATCATATTTCTCATCCATTTATCCTGTTTGCTAAAAAAATCTTTTAGACGATCTCTGAAAACGTCAGGATTTTTTGTCGACGAGAAGACCCAATCATTTAAGTTAGCACTGTGTTGTTTGATATGCCTAagaataatttacaataaaaaaaaaaaataatgaaattgtttttcaaattatattatactgtgcGACTAATTAGTTtgaaatttttaaagaaaactgtTGTTAAAACTGCATAGGTGaagattttaaataaaaaaaaaaaatcactgatTACCGTTTTACAACACTTACTTTGAAGTTAAAGCGCCCTCTAGAAAACCAGAAGCATACACAATTTCACTATCACTGTACTTCTTATTTGAGAACCCAGCTTTTATGTGTAGCTTACCCCAGCCTGTTGTACTTAGTGTgtcattgtaaataccgtaAGCTACACCATTCTTGTCTAATACACCACTTTTAAATGTGTATATACCGGAATCTACATACACAGTGCCTTTGGTTACCGTATCTCctaaaaatgcacattttaaataattaagtttactaaataagtattaaaaatggtttttttaaatggtatatacataggcctagctaggcctcgtTAGGTAAGGAAAAGTGTATGTTATAATGTAATCAAAAGAAGGATTGTTGACCATgcaattatttagtttatttcaGTGGTGGACattgttgtaggcctagttagggtCTATTAAAGTCTTTactcatttattattttataaataatgccATTGAACatgccaataataataataattataaataaatgataaagacgctagtaaattaccaactgaacattttattgcactacaggctgtttcatgagtatgaactcaatcttcaggtgcttggctctgaatgatagtcacaagtgaatacaaaaaaCTATAATGAAGTTGTAAGGCAAACTTTTTATGTGAACAATATGCTAATTAGCAAGTACAACACATCTCTATTTCTAGTATTACTATTaactattataaatataattaataatcagAAAAtatagcctctaggcctataactatatatatatattatttaataagaaaataacaaaaattatttagcTTAGCCAGCTCTCAGTTTAGGCTAGGACCTTGGCTAGCTAGGCTTACTaggtatactgtatttaaaagtTATGGCCTAAAGCCTGCCCTCACATATTGAGTCTCGTAGTTAGCTGCTGCCAGTGAGTGCTAAATAAGAGTGACCGTCCTggacctagcctagcctagctctCCCTATTTAGGGCAAGTAATAAGATAAAATAGTAAAAGTACAGCCTTTTTGGACCTGACACCTTGATTTAACTAGCTAGGCTTTTATTACCTTGGCATTGAATTACAACTAACAATACAACAATCGCAAATAAAGGTGTCATTTTTTAATCTAGTTAGCCGTCGATACGTCAAAAGTTTTTCTCTCTGTAAAAAGTCACCTGATACACCACCACTCTGTCACGTGGTTTAGACTCCGCCAAATATTACAGAGGGCGCTCGACTATATCAGAGcccagagccatatatagagttacgacattggattatagtcacgtgatatgcagatcaatttgtgtcaaacttgtcaCCGTTAAttcatgtaaagtataggagcaagaaaatactttaaacttaagaatattgcgcgcgcgtgcgctagtacattataaagttcgattgattgattttggaacgaaaCCCATAAGtacgtcctattaataacaattatgtaatattttcaattcataatgcatgctttggtgactaaataaaataataaagtgtcgtggatatatttgttaatatattgaatagggtatgaacaatattaaaataataaaggcaaattattacaaatgaaataatgaacgagtctctgaaagtTTGTATTAAAAACACGCGGAGAGcatatactatactgtataaagagaggggtgaatttgtattggttcatgctttgatgtatcctaacttccatgtaggccctagcattttttttttttaactataaaaaatatatataaattttaacaaatcaataccatttataaaattaattattaaaataaaaacggaatgTAAGCGTTATTTCACggacaacaaaatctaaaaataatgcatggaaAACTACAGGAAATCGCTATATAAAAGAGACGTgcgcgccctcagcgtgcgaattctttgacacaaaaatggcttctaatcttcaatgtcgtaactctttatgtATATGGCTATGAGCTATATTGTGTAGTCGTTTTTTCTTTTGTACTCTCTATAGTTcattatgtcggtcggtcggtctgtctgtatcactatgcgttttagcacgcgacttatggctggtGGCCTTGTTTGATAACTGAGAACTATCAGTGTGTATAATCCTCGTACATAATTGTTTCTTAGTTGTAATAAAGatcacattattataatatctagcatgttattataatatataaatttatagatatcaatactaatatttttattcaaaaaaaaTTTCGATAAGTTTTTTAATAACACTGAAACAACATtcttaatactgtataacaaatGATGTAGTACTATACTAAATCAATCTAATTGCATAGGACTATGTGTActatatgatcagtgtagtcataatttgataactcaGCACGCATCtgtaaatatctacctcatcaataattatcattaatacTCTACATCACAGTGTTCGATATGaccagtgtagtcataatttgataactcaGCACGCATCtgtaaatatctacctcatcaataattatcattaatacTCTACATCACAGTGTTCGATATGaccagtgtagtcataatttgataactcaGCACGCATCtgtaaatatctacctcatcaataattatcaataatactCTACATCACagtgttcgatatgatcagtgtagtcataatttgataactcaGCACGCATCtgtaaatatctacctcatcaataattattattaataatctatatcacattgttagATATGaccagtgtagtcataatttgataactgagcacgcatcttttaatatctacctcatcaataattatcattaatacTCTACATCACagtgttcgatatgatcagtgtagtcataatttgctAACTGGGCACGCATCTGTAAATATCTACcacatcaataattattattaatatcctatatcacattgttggatatgatcagtgtagtcataatttgataactgatcacgCATCTtcaaatatctacctcatcaataattattattaataatctatatcacattgttagATATGaccagtgtagtcataatttgataactgagcatgcacgcatcttttaatatctacctcatcaataattatcattaatacTCTACATCACagtgttcgatatgatcagtgtagtcataatttgctAACTGGGCACGCATCTGTAAATATCTACcacatcaataattattattaatatcctatatcacatttttggatatgatcagtgtagtcataatttgctAACTgggcacgcatcttttaatatctaccacatcaataattattattaataatatatatcacattgttggatatgatcagtgtagtcataattttaTAACTGATCACGCATCTTTATATATCTACcgcatcaataattattattaatatcctatatcacattgttcaatatgatcagtgttatagtcataatttgataactgagcagcacgcatctttaaatatctacctcatcaataattaatattaatatcatatatcacattttcgatatgatcagtgtagtcataatttgataactcaGCACGCATCtgtaaatatctacctcatcaataattattattaataatctatatcacattgttagATATGaccagtgtagtcataatttgataac contains:
- the LOC140061335 gene encoding phospholipase-B 81-like produces the protein MTPLFAIVVLLVVIQCQGDTVTKGTVYVDSGIYTFKSGVLDKNGVAYGIYNDTLSTTGWGKLHIKAGFSNKKYSDSEIVYASGFLEGALTSKHIKQHSANLNDWVFSSTKNPDVFRDRLKDFFSKQDKWMRNMIQANKNDPFWKGIGLITAQYDGLIEGYNTFPYQEKLDVFDFQILNGNGDVIDLEHVLMPDSVPDWRKMTDEEFSQFIVKSGHCSALVKVLPGYEDVFMGHSSWFMYSATLRIYKTYVWQLQQTVASNRISFSSYPGYLESLDDFYILGSKMVMLQTTNNVFNSELYTHVKPESLLAWQRVRLAHLLANNGSEWADIVSKYNSGTYNNQYMIIDRKKISKTRIDDGALWVVEQIPTLVESGDQTAILRAGYWPSYNVPFYENIYKLSGYPEVVKERGTSYSYQLAPRAKIFRRDQSSVVDIESFKAILRYNDYKEDKYSDNDSCNTICCRGDLRANPTPSGCYDTKVTNMEMADNFVAYAISGPTRSHGIPPFKWTTQFNVSHIGLPEVYDFEFEEMKNYFD